GGGTGGTATCCCGTCTCGTCCGCTACGTAGTTCACGGTGTAGAcctggccgtcgtcggccgtgaACGAGTACGAGCCCCGCACGACGAGGGCCGAGTTCTCGGCGTCGAACTGCTTCAGCTCAGCCTGCTCCTGCCGCTGGATGCCGTTGCTGGTGTCAAACTGGAAGTTGTAACCATCGATGCCGTTGTGGTCGTTGTCGTACTTCAGCACCTGCGCATCCTTCTCCTCGGCGGGCGCCGCCAGTCCGCTGgctacgacggcggcgagcaCCAGAACGGCGAGCATCGCTGGAGTCTGCATGGTCTGCGGTAGGATAGGAGGACTTTGCTCTATCGATCGGAAGCTCAGTCGTAGTATCACGGTGCCGAAATTGGCAACTGATGGTGCAGCTCACAGTGGGGTCTGCTTTTTAtaccgaccagcagcagagcgCCGACAGGAGAACCTTCTCTTGGAAGGGAATCCCTCCCAGACGGATTCGCACCTTTCAGGCGCACCCGACCGTGGACCATAAACGCGATTCGCGTGCGCACCACAAAGCGGTACTAAGAAGGAAAGAGCTGTGCGTAAAGTGAATGTCAAGTTTAAACCCATTCGGCACATCCGATATCCAACGGTTTTTGGCTGGGAATGAAAAGACTTTCGACCGGCGGCTCGCCGAGAGGGTCAACGCCGATTGGTTGTAAATTTTGGCAATAAATTAGTGTCGCCAAATTTgtcgccgccactgccgccgccggtgtttATGGATCGCGCGGCTCCCGCGCTGACAAATGGTCAGCGTTTGACAATGATTTGATTGAAGCGCTGCAGTTGACAAGGCTCCGAGTGCGAAGGTCTTGACGTGAATGGAGGTCATCTGTCATCGGTAAGTGGGCTCAGGACTCAGTGCCCGAAATAAGGTTAGAGGGTTAAgcttttattttgtgtttattcCAGCAGTCCCCGGCGGCCGATATCTACTTCTTCGGGAGGTGCTCCCCTTCCGGCTGGAACCCATTCTCGTCGGCGATGTAGTTCACGGTGTACAcctggccatcgtcggccgtgAAGCTGAAGCTGCCGCGTACCGCCAGCGCAGACGCTTCGCTTCCGAAGTTCTTCAGCTCGCCGGTCTCCTGGGCCGAGATGCCGTTGCTCGTCTCGTACTGGTAGTTGTAGCTGTCCACGTTCACGGCGCTGTCAAACTTGAGCGTCTGGGCGTTCTTGTCCGGCACCgggacggccacggcgacggcagcTACCAGGACGACAAGGGCCAACGTGAGCTTCATCTTCCTTAGGTTGGGGAGTTTCCTCGAGAAGGCTTTCCTGAATCCGTGTGGACGAAATTTGCGATCGCAACTGGTGGCCGCTGGATTGGCGATGAGCGCTTTTATACCTCGATCGGATGGGGCACCTTCGATCGATGCGGAACTCCATCCGAATGGGGTCAGAGCTTTGATAACTCGTTCGCCCAGCACCTGCTGCCCGAGCGTCCGCGTTCTACGTTCTGTCGGGGTCCGTTTCACCTTTCCTTTCGGTGCTGATCAGCTGCGTGCCGTATCGTTTGACATccgttcgggttttttttaatcacaaaccacacacaccgagCCGACAGAAACCGGTCCATCGAGATTGAGAGTGCAAGGTTCTAGAGGGccctggttttttttgtgccaacCCCGTGCGATAAGGAAGACGTGTCGCTTCACTCTTCCTTGATCTTCGCTAGAGTGGATCGCCTAGTGAAAGCGTGCCGTGATCACCTACAAAAGCTTCTACTAGGATTCTGCGTTGAGTGCTCCATTTTGGCCGAATGTTTGAAGGCAACCTTTGAACTTTCTTCACTCGTAGTGAGGGTCGTAGCGGGCAAAGATGCTGACCTTTAGCAGACGGCACCGGAACATGAACCCCAACGGAAAGCGAGTGGCATCAACACAGGTTTTTCAGGGGACTCTTTTATTTTGTCGCTCCAAACTCAGGGCAAATAACAAAGGTGATCCCGAatcccggtttcggttgggtTTTTGGAGTAGCTAGACAGGACCCCGTCTGGACTCACTTCGGAATGTGGGCTCCTTCCGGCTGGAAACCGTTCTCGTCCGCCACGTAGTTGATCACGTACACGGTGCCATCGGGACCGGTGTACGAGTACGAACCGCGGACCACTATCGCCTCACTGTCCGTGCCGGCGTTGCGCAGTTCGGCCTCCTCTCTCCGGCTCGTACCATCGCTCGTTTCGAACCTGTCGGTAGCAAGAAGTGGTCCAATTAGTGGTCCGAGTCCGGTCCCTCAACCCCGGCTTTGCCTCACTCGAAGCGATATCCATCGATGCCAATGTTTTCGCTGCTGTACCGCAGGATCTCGGCATTTCGGGAGTCATCCAACGGAGCGGCCAGCACGGCGGACAGGATACTCAGCGCCACTAGTGCCAGAAACTGTAGGTTCacgaaaaataacaaacgagagttaacaaacaaacgcaccaGGGCCACGCGGATGACGTACCATCTTCATCCTGGAAGCGAACGGGAACGTCGTGGTTTCGGAACGGATCGAACAAAAAGCCTCCTCGAGCGATGAAGTAACCCAACTAACACGGGACAATGCCAGCGGCAGGCTCTTTTATACGTACCCCTGGCGGGTACTTAGCGATCGGTACTTTATGGGCCAACCGTATCGATAACTTGAACCCCTTTCTCGGTGGCGTTCCCGGTAGAGCGGTTCTGTGGTTTGGATACGCCCAAGGAAGCACGCTGGGGGCATCGATCACTCCACACGTCTGATAGGGCTAACCTGTTTCGCGACCTGTCTATCGACTTCAAGTTCGCTGTGGGGCCGAGGACGTTGCTGATCCACGCCGCGACAGAATGTCGGGGACGGGTGCTGAAATTTGAGCCACGGTCCGGGGGCCTTCCTCACAAAATCG
The nucleotide sequence above comes from Anopheles bellator chromosome 1, idAnoBellAS_SP24_06.2, whole genome shotgun sequence. Encoded proteins:
- the LOC131207721 gene encoding larval cuticle protein 65Ag1-like — translated: MKLTLALVVLVAAVAVAVPVPDKNAQTLKFDSAVNVDSYNYQYETSNGISAQETGELKNFGSEASALAVRGSFSFTADDGQVYTVNYIADENGFQPEGEHLPKK
- the LOC131213189 gene encoding endocuticle structural glycoprotein ABD-5-like, which produces MQTPAMLAVLVLAAVVASGLAAPAEEKDAQVLKYDNDHNGIDGYNFQFDTSNGIQRQEQAELKQFDAENSALVVRGSYSFTADDGQVYTVNYVADETGYHPEAPHLPK
- the LOC131216696 gene encoding flexible cuticle protein 12-like, which translates into the protein MKMFLALVALSILSAVLAAPLDDSRNAEILRYSSENIGIDGYRFEFETSDGTSRREEAELRNAGTDSEAIVVRGSYSYTGPDGTVYVINYVADENGFQPEGAHIPK